DNA sequence from the Streptomyces tsukubensis genome:
GGGAGCTCGACTTCGAGCAGTCGCTGCACGCCCGGGTGGCGCTGCTGGCGGGGCTGGACGCCTCGGTGGTGGACAAGGTGCGGGCGGAGGTACGGCTGACGCCGGGCGCCCGGACGCTGATCCGGACGCTGAAGCGGCTCGGGTTCCAGGTGGGTGTGGTCTCGGGCGGGTTCACCCAGGTGACGGACGATCTGCAGGAGCGGCTGGGGCTCGACTTCGCCTCGGCGAACACGCTGGAGATCGTGGACGGCAAGCTGACCGGGCGGGTCACCGGCGAGATAGTGGACCGGGCGGGGAAGGCGAGGCTGCTGCGGCGGTTCGCGGCCGAGGCCGGGGTGCCGCTGGCGCAGACGGTGGCGATCGGCGACGGCGCCAATGATCTGGACATGTTGAACGCGGCCGGGCTCGGGGTGGCGTTCAACGCCAAGCCGGTGGTCCGGGAGGCTGCCCATACGGCGGTGAACGTGCCGTTCCTGGACGCCGTGCTCTATCTGCTGGGCATCACCCGCGAGGAGGTCGAGGCCGCGGACGCCGCGGAGCCGGCCGGGCGCGGCGAGGCCGCTCACTAGGCCGGGTCCGCCCGGAGGGGCCGGGCGGGCCTGCCATGGGGCATGGGGGGCGGATGCGTTAGGGCCGGGGGCTGCGCCCGCAGCGGGCCCGTCGCCGGTTCCCGGCGCGCAGGAGGGCCGTCGGGCCACCTGCTCCGGAACCCGGACCACCCGGCGGAACGGCGAACGGCCCCGGCGCGGATGCGTGCCGGGGCCGTCGTCGTCGGCCGGGGTCGTTCTTCCGGGATCGGGCCGGATCAGCGGGCCCGGCAGGATCCGAAAGAGAGGCCCCGGGGGTCAGGAGTGGGGCGTCCAGAAGTCGACGAGGGTGCCGACGCCGTGCTCGACGGCCTTCCAGGAGCCGGTGAAACCGAGGACGGCGAAGGCGGCGGTCGGGAAGCCGCTGCGGTTCATCCGGGCGAGGAGATCGCCCTCCGCCTCCCCGGTCAGAGCGTCCGCCAGGGCGTGCATCCCGGGGTTGTGGCCGATCAGAACGATGTCCCTGACCTCGTCGGAGACCTCGTTCAGCAGGGCGATCAGCTCGCCCAGCGAGGCCTCGTACATCCGCTCCTCGTAGACCGTCCGGGGGCGGTGGGGCAGCTCGCCGACGGCCAGCTTCCAGGTCTCGCGGGTGCGGGCGGCAGAGGAGCAGAGGGCGAGATCGAAGCTGATTCCGGTACCGGCGAGCCGGCGTC
Encoded proteins:
- a CDS encoding SixA phosphatase family protein, encoding MSVATTSGGAASGSPESRRIVLLRHAKADWPEVSDHERPLADRGRKDAPVAGRRLAGTGISFDLALCSSAARTRETWKLAVGELPHRPRTVYEERMYEASLGELIALLNEVSDEVRDIVLIGHNPGMHALADALTGEAEGDLLARMNRSGFPTAAFAVLGFTGSWKAVEHGVGTLVDFWTPHS